One genomic region from Planctomycetota bacterium encodes:
- a CDS encoding DUF456 family protein, whose protein sequence is MDWLLYLSLVALNLTGLGLNLIGLPGLWLMVGAHGLYAWLDRTDLAGWESAIALLILAGVAEGLEFVAGAAGSKAAGGSFRSAIGAVIGGVVGGLLAVVFIPFVPVLNAILGACVGSFAGAALLEASKAQSTVEDRMAFYRRIERVGRGAFWGRLWGVLLKSAIGVVMLVVSLITAWS, encoded by the coding sequence ATGGACTGGCTCCTCTACCTCTCGCTCGTCGCGCTCAACCTGACCGGGCTTGGGTTGAACCTGATCGGCCTGCCGGGGCTGTGGCTGATGGTCGGGGCGCACGGCCTGTACGCGTGGCTGGACCGCACCGACCTCGCCGGGTGGGAGAGTGCGATCGCTCTGCTGATTTTGGCGGGAGTCGCAGAAGGGCTGGAGTTCGTCGCTGGGGCGGCGGGGAGCAAGGCGGCGGGTGGGTCGTTCAGGAGCGCCATCGGAGCCGTCATCGGCGGCGTTGTCGGCGGGCTGTTGGCTGTCGTGTTCATCCCGTTCGTCCCGGTGCTCAACGCGATTCTCGGCGCCTGTGTCGGCAGCTTTGCCGGGGCTGCGCTGTTGGAGGCGAGCAAGGCACAGAGCACCGTCGAAGATCGGATGGCGTTTTACCGCCGAATCGAACGCGTCGGCCGGGGCGCGTTCTGGGGCCGTTTGTGGGGCGTCTTGCTCAAATCAGCAATCGGGGTCGTGATGCTCGTCGTGAGCCTGATCACGGCATGGTCGTAA